From the Ruminiclostridium josui JCM 17888 genome, one window contains:
- a CDS encoding sacsin N-terminal ATP-binding-like domain-containing protein yields MKLDEEIFKGKQYIDKLRREYIENHTRFQERDELIAENNIEKRDIKGYHGREILELLQNADDAYQKSIDKGEKPQCELKVTICYKGNVLTVTNTGTCFDEAGIKAIVQGNNSPKLGKYIGNKGTGFRSVLNWAEKVRIFSGNYNVEFSKEVAAKILEEHKENPQIKKQIQKNKNLYIPMLAVPVYIENGRYNDTTTIEVVIDSTKLNDDFSVSRQIESIDLRILLFLPNISQIEIITDDNCIVYRRNNNQGVAESITLEKIVDENVEMQEEFYLYRKVITNAIEEDEVLKDIQLSIAVPLDMDTFMSRYIYSYFPLLDTESPFNCVLHASYALGDHRNTVNVSKENKKIIEEQLLFLVEVANQFVDKEQYDIAYNLLIPTNFSSNKWRFTSPFAKFELEDYYLEILSEQKIFRTVNDENISVKDKPKMIRGNYPEFFRDKGFEGLLNSLLDNRMISLIEILAKRKEIDLYFEEKELLQIINSLSNDWDIKKHVETFVWWNSRYRKSIPNLLKTQEDKWLKYQDECYFLIGDFDEKGLPSWVKIPALHKEYQQELFNMAEGVQEVINVRERDKEPQISRIICQNNIFPTINFKYRDRSNIISTVNSSVDTYNKAIDFVKWLWGNYRKEVDWNPPGRTEGTRFKYNFPNVRDKSTQDSEKLFWGSQYNNFLAEKLFDNSFGQFPQIDVFNISVEERTAFQEFISKFGVRKYPAIEVQEVFPLDSYCIDCENAIKSYGEVGASTSFDCRYRLPYINKLEDLLRKLSTLDIIEWIIKDQKLYAYLCNPFYFSDAKITYCGNLQQYYREYYGRIKNYILEVFNEVRWIEIDGRRYSPRQILQNFRTRNNQKFADLVPVINIEMLEKIAVSLNVDFNQMLDVFNKFSFGDKITDLSSEDFYGLMLRLPELDFSYSTELSKSIYRIIEQPAFSKKFEKSDSKNRFFSEGKILVKYKGQLQYVLAKNAYLPSSKIISKKNVPIVEKGQRTNNRNFVTLFGCQEYTKEYTVDSGSVSISDANSSFQQYYQEFKKYARAYGENNDNIEKYGKNLNITLVNRIVILEVGNRVTIDEEYMCIRDTITNWYITVFDKEFDVNTVSEIIENIYTNIANTPGFEASKLGELFRTKDNSNREFLIRKDFGSLSVIEDASYQNEIRNNFIKVLKIIAPTYEIDKITIDFENFFSNKNGACIIDLFKEIETDIEEFRNKGFAYNLDLVPYFCEVLKDFLQTEKRRFKDYLFTRAKLDDKLQKSFVSTVYRFEQFSISEYINSVIFSVEDKVVETFGEWRTSDDLFSADDEYVKNYEKMNPQKLYEDEISNDVNAQQMIYFGKEKAFNEWVESHKKLEGRNNMSENPYSRYIGVVPKVNEVSYHQGTSATGGANTGNRNNKLTGTYTQSHDEKRNRNKKILGNKGELLVYNLLCKRVGKANVFPRSEAFVELGIIKPGQAVSGGYDISYYGEDGIEYFVEVKTGDEKSFIISPGELQYAKDNAEKYKLIIVYDVDAEEPKCMELPMRFWEDSKFRKREIVERIEFEF; encoded by the coding sequence ATGAAACTTGATGAAGAAATATTTAAAGGAAAGCAATATATCGATAAATTGAGACGAGAATATATTGAGAATCATACTCGCTTTCAGGAACGTGATGAACTTATTGCTGAAAACAATATAGAAAAAAGAGATATAAAGGGATATCATGGACGCGAAATACTTGAATTATTACAAAATGCAGATGATGCTTACCAAAAGAGTATTGATAAAGGGGAGAAGCCTCAATGTGAGCTTAAAGTAACTATTTGCTATAAGGGGAATGTTTTAACTGTTACAAATACAGGAACTTGCTTTGATGAAGCAGGAATTAAGGCAATTGTACAAGGAAATAATAGTCCTAAATTAGGAAAATACATTGGAAATAAGGGGACAGGATTTAGATCTGTCTTAAATTGGGCAGAAAAGGTTAGAATATTTTCGGGGAACTATAATGTTGAATTTTCTAAAGAAGTAGCGGCGAAAATTCTTGAAGAACACAAAGAGAATCCTCAGATAAAAAAGCAAATACAGAAGAACAAGAACCTCTATATTCCCATGTTGGCAGTTCCGGTTTATATTGAGAATGGTAGATATAATGACACCACAACTATAGAGGTTGTTATTGATTCTACGAAATTAAATGATGATTTTTCTGTGTCTAGGCAAATTGAGAGTATAGACCTTAGAATACTGTTGTTTCTTCCTAATATTAGCCAGATTGAAATTATTACGGATGATAATTGTATAGTTTATAGAAGAAATAATAATCAAGGTGTTGCAGAGAGTATTACCTTGGAAAAAATTGTTGATGAAAACGTGGAAATGCAAGAGGAGTTTTACCTTTATAGAAAAGTAATTACTAATGCAATTGAGGAAGATGAAGTCTTGAAAGATATTCAGCTTTCTATTGCAGTACCTCTTGACATGGATACATTTATGAGCAGATATATTTATTCGTACTTTCCTTTGTTAGATACGGAATCACCTTTTAATTGCGTTTTGCATGCATCATATGCACTTGGAGATCATAGGAACACGGTTAATGTTAGCAAAGAGAATAAAAAAATAATAGAAGAGCAGTTATTGTTTTTAGTTGAGGTTGCTAATCAATTTGTAGATAAAGAACAGTATGATATTGCATATAATCTTTTAATACCTACTAATTTTTCAAGTAACAAGTGGAGATTTACTTCTCCATTTGCAAAGTTTGAACTAGAGGATTACTATTTGGAAATATTATCAGAACAGAAAATTTTCCGAACTGTAAATGATGAAAATATTTCAGTTAAAGATAAACCTAAGATGATAAGAGGAAATTATCCAGAGTTTTTCAGAGATAAAGGATTTGAAGGTTTATTGAACTCCTTGTTAGACAACAGGATGATATCGTTGATTGAAATACTAGCAAAGAGAAAAGAAATTGATTTATATTTTGAAGAGAAAGAATTGCTACAGATTATTAATTCGCTTTCTAATGATTGGGATATAAAAAAACATGTTGAAACATTTGTGTGGTGGAATTCAAGATATAGAAAGTCAATTCCTAATTTGTTAAAAACACAAGAGGATAAATGGCTAAAATATCAAGATGAATGTTATTTTCTAATCGGTGATTTTGATGAAAAAGGGTTGCCATCTTGGGTTAAAATACCGGCACTACATAAAGAATATCAACAAGAATTATTCAACATGGCTGAGGGAGTACAAGAAGTAATAAATGTAAGAGAGCGGGATAAGGAACCACAAATCTCACGTATTATTTGTCAAAATAATATATTTCCGACAATTAATTTTAAATACAGAGATCGTAGCAATATCATATCAACAGTAAATTCATCTGTGGACACATACAATAAGGCGATTGATTTTGTAAAATGGTTATGGGGAAATTATAGAAAAGAAGTTGATTGGAATCCACCGGGGCGTACAGAAGGAACAAGATTTAAATATAATTTTCCTAATGTGAGAGATAAGAGTACCCAAGATAGTGAGAAATTATTTTGGGGATCACAATATAACAATTTTTTAGCGGAAAAATTGTTTGATAATAGCTTTGGACAGTTTCCTCAAATAGATGTTTTTAATATTAGTGTAGAGGAGAGAACTGCGTTTCAAGAATTTATAAGCAAGTTTGGTGTTAGGAAATATCCTGCAATAGAAGTACAAGAAGTGTTTCCATTAGATTCATATTGTATTGATTGCGAAAATGCAATAAAGTCTTATGGCGAAGTGGGGGCATCAACATCCTTTGATTGTAGATATCGTCTTCCTTATATTAATAAACTTGAAGATTTGCTTAGAAAACTATCAACCTTAGATATTATTGAATGGATAATTAAAGACCAGAAGCTTTATGCCTATTTATGCAATCCATTCTATTTTTCGGATGCAAAAATAACGTATTGCGGCAATCTACAGCAATACTATCGAGAGTATTATGGCAGAATTAAGAACTATATTTTGGAGGTGTTTAATGAGGTAAGATGGATTGAAATTGATGGAAGAAGGTATTCGCCGAGGCAAATTTTACAGAATTTTAGAACAAGAAATAATCAAAAGTTTGCAGATCTTGTTCCTGTCATTAACATAGAGATGCTTGAAAAAATTGCTGTGAGTTTGAATGTGGATTTTAATCAGATGCTTGATGTATTCAATAAATTTAGTTTTGGAGATAAGATTACAGATTTGAGCTCGGAAGACTTTTATGGTTTAATGCTAAGACTTCCAGAATTAGATTTTTCGTATAGTACTGAATTGTCAAAATCTATATATAGAATTATTGAGCAACCAGCATTTTCAAAGAAGTTTGAAAAATCAGATAGCAAAAATAGGTTTTTTTCTGAAGGTAAGATACTGGTCAAATATAAAGGACAGTTGCAGTATGTTTTGGCAAAAAATGCTTATCTTCCTAGTTCAAAAATAATAAGTAAGAAGAATGTTCCAATAGTTGAAAAGGGACAAAGAACTAATAACAGAAATTTTGTCACATTATTTGGATGTCAGGAGTATACCAAGGAGTATACAGTTGACTCTGGTAGTGTTTCCATTAGTGATGCAAACAGTAGTTTTCAACAATATTATCAAGAGTTTAAAAAGTATGCTCGTGCTTATGGTGAAAATAATGATAATATAGAAAAGTATGGTAAGAATCTGAATATTACACTAGTGAATAGAATTGTGATATTAGAAGTTGGGAATCGAGTCACAATTGATGAAGAATATATGTGCATTCGTGATACTATAACTAATTGGTACATAACTGTGTTTGATAAAGAATTTGATGTCAATACTGTCTCTGAAATAATAGAAAATATTTATACAAACATAGCGAATACACCCGGTTTTGAGGCGAGTAAGCTAGGTGAATTATTTAGAACAAAAGATAATAGTAACAGGGAGTTTTTGATAAGAAAAGATTTTGGTTCATTAAGTGTTATAGAAGATGCATCTTATCAAAATGAAATTAGAAATAACTTCATAAAAGTGCTTAAAATTATTGCACCAACATATGAGATTGATAAAATCACGATTGATTTTGAAAATTTCTTTAGTAATAAAAATGGTGCTTGTATTATTGATTTATTCAAAGAAATAGAGACAGACATTGAAGAATTTAGAAATAAGGGATTTGCGTATAATTTGGATTTGGTTCCATATTTTTGCGAAGTACTTAAAGATTTTCTTCAAACCGAAAAGAGAAGGTTTAAAGATTATTTGTTTACACGAGCAAAGCTGGATGACAAGCTACAAAAGTCCTTTGTTAGTACAGTTTATAGATTTGAGCAATTTTCAATTTCTGAGTATATAAATTCTGTTATATTTAGTGTTGAAGATAAAGTTGTTGAGACTTTTGGTGAATGGAGAACTTCGGATGATTTATTTTCTGCGGATGATGAGTATGTAAAAAATTATGAAAAAATGAATCCTCAAAAGCTGTATGAAGATGAGATTTCTAATGATGTGAATGCGCAACAAATGATTTACTTTGGGAAAGAAAAAGCGTTCAATGAATGGGTAGAATCACACAAAAAGTTAGAGGGAAGAAATAATATGTCGGAGAATCCTTATTCAAGATATATAGGGGTGGTACCTAAGGTTAATGAGGTTTCATATCATCAAGGCACAAGTGCTACCGGAGGAGCTAATACTGGTAACAGGAATAATAAATTAACAGGAACTTATACTCAAAGCCATGATGAAAAACGTAATAGAAACAAAAAAATACTCGGTAATAAAGGTGAGTTGTTAGTTTATAATTTGCTTTGCAAACGAGTTGGAAAAGCAAATGTGTTTCCTAGATCAGAAGCTTTTGTAGAATTGGGAATCATAAAACCAGGTCAAGCCGTATCCGGAGGATATGATATTTCATATTATGGTGAAGATGGAATAGAGTATTTTGTAGAAGTAAAAACTGGCGATGAGAAAAGTTTTATTATTTCACCTGGAGAACTTCAATATGCGAAAGATAATGCAGAGAAGTATAAGCTGATTATTGTTTATGATGTAGATGCGGAGGAACCTAAGTGTATGGAATTACCAATGAGGTTTTGGGAAGATTCAAAATTTAGAAAGAGAGAAATTGTAGAAAGAATCGAATTTGAATTTTAG
- a CDS encoding Fic family protein, producing the protein MSIKLGKGQTVAFMVHATIKNKKYLVGSETTTPQVNQQDKTQVTPQDKILEFCKIPRSKNEIVAYMGYKDPRYFTKEYMKPLLKNGELVMTIPDKPNSKNQKYVTKK; encoded by the coding sequence GTGTCCATCAAATTGGGTAAGGGTCAGACAGTTGCGTTTATGGTGCATGCTACGATTAAGAATAAGAAGTATCTTGTGGGTTCTGAAACGACAACTCCACAAGTTAACCAACAAGATAAAACACAAGTTACTCCACAAGATAAAATATTGGAATTTTGTAAAATTCCACGAAGTAAGAATGAAATCGTTGCTTATATGGGCTATAAAGATCCAAGATATTTTACGAAAGAGTATATGAAGCCGTTACTTAAAAATGGGGAATTGGTAATGACAATACCAGATAAACCTAATAGCAAAAATCAAAAGTATGTGACTAAGAAGTAG
- a CDS encoding IS3 family transposase (programmed frameshift), with translation MSKRQYSSDFKIEAVKRYLKSGEPLTRVAAELGIKPTTFNGWVSKYKESPDSAFPGSGHLKPEDEKLRKLEKEIKDLKEENEILKKAGSLLRQKSKIKRFQFIKANCYKYNVAKLCKVLCVSRSSYYAWDKRPESQRAIENKKLLAEIQAIHNKSGQVYGSIKIAQKLNYKSPKPVNHKRVERIMRENGIKSRVSKKFKATTNSNHRLPVAENILNRDFTVDKPNEKMVSDITYLWTDEGWLYIAGIMDLCGQKLVGLSMSERMTKELVINALNDAYQRAGRPTGVILHSDRGSQYCSHDYQLLLKKYGFICSMSRKGNCWDNAPMESFWGKMKCEWLYGKHFTTRQEARAAVFEYVEIFYNRQRIHASNNYLTPEEYYNNTLQKAKVA, from the exons ATGAGTAAGCGACAATATAGTTCAGATTTTAAAATTGAAGCAGTAAAAAGATATCTTAAATCTGGGGAGCCTTTAACAAGGGTAGCAGCAGAATTAGGAATAAAGCCTACAACATTTAATGGTTGGGTAAGCAAGTACAAAGAATCACCAGATTCAGCATTTCCAGGTAGTGGGCATCTTAAGCCAGAAGATGAAAAATTGAGGAAATTAGAAAAAGAAATTAAGGATCTAAAAGAGGAAAATGAAATACTAAAAAAAGCGG GCAGCCTACTTCGCCAGAAATCAAAAATAAAAAGATTTCAGTTTATCAAGGCTAATTGTTATAAATATAATGTTGCGAAGCTGTGCAAGGTACTTTGTGTTTCAAGAAGTAGCTACTATGCATGGGATAAAAGACCCGAAAGTCAAAGGGCAATAGAGAATAAAAAGCTGTTAGCGGAAATTCAAGCTATCCACAATAAAAGCGGACAAGTATATGGTTCTATTAAGATTGCCCAAAAGCTTAATTACAAAAGTCCTAAACCTGTTAACCATAAGAGAGTAGAACGTATTATGCGTGAAAACGGAATAAAATCAAGGGTTTCAAAGAAATTTAAGGCTACTACTAATTCCAATCACAGGCTTCCAGTAGCAGAAAACATTCTTAATCGTGATTTTACTGTGGATAAGCCTAATGAAAAAATGGTAAGCGATATTACATATCTGTGGACAGATGAAGGATGGCTATATATAGCAGGAATAATGGATTTATGTGGGCAAAAGTTAGTTGGACTGTCAATGAGTGAAAGAATGACAAAGGAATTAGTAATTAACGCATTAAATGATGCATATCAACGTGCTGGAAGACCAACAGGTGTCATCTTACATTCTGATAGAGGGTCGCAGTACTGCTCACACGATTACCAGTTATTGCTTAAAAAGTATGGTTTTATATGCAGCATGTCTCGCAAGGGAAACTGCTGGGACAATGCTCCAATGGAATCATTTTGGGGAAAAATGAAATGCGAATGGCTTTATGGGAAGCATTTCACAACCCGCCAAGAAGCACGAGCAGCTGTGTTTGAGTATGTTGAGATATTTTATAATAGGCAGAGAATACATGCCTCCAATAACTATTTGACACCTGAAGAATATTATAATAATACATTGCAAAAAGCAAAAGTAGCATAA
- a CDS encoding ATP-binding protein, whose protein sequence is MKLTDMTIEEMCTTTEKQSFDRKSAKIDATAIVTPMIAFANADGGLLAVGIEDNGEITGIDDYAKNINEILRAGYDFCQPSIFIEKETVDCIDKNGNANHILLIKIPQSADMHVNHRDEAFLRVGDRSKKLTFDERMELMYSKGMRFYEDEPVYRSTLDDIDMEFVAKYCEKIGYGKTPEEYIRQNKDYIVNVAGRQEMSGAAIMMFGKNPQRFFPRSRVRFIRYEGTEAKVGAEMNVIKDKMFGGRILDLVEQTIEYVRTQIKEHTYLGPDARFVTEPEYPEFAWKEIIVNAIAHRDYSIKGTDIQIKMFDDHITVESPGTLPGTVRLNNMREIHFSRNPKMAQLLHEYEYVREFGEGVDRMYREMEEAGLPEPEYKTALSPIN, encoded by the coding sequence ATGAAACTTACTGATATGACAATTGAAGAAATGTGTACGACTACAGAGAAGCAGTCATTTGATCGTAAGAGTGCAAAGATAGATGCGACAGCAATTGTTACTCCGATGATTGCATTTGCAAATGCGGATGGCGGACTTCTTGCTGTAGGAATTGAAGATAATGGCGAGATTACCGGAATAGATGATTATGCGAAGAATATCAATGAAATACTCCGTGCCGGATATGATTTTTGTCAGCCATCTATTTTCATTGAAAAAGAAACCGTAGACTGTATTGATAAGAATGGAAATGCAAATCATATTTTGCTCATAAAGATTCCACAGAGTGCAGATATGCATGTGAATCATAGAGATGAGGCTTTCTTGCGTGTTGGTGACAGGTCAAAGAAACTTACTTTTGATGAGCGTATGGAACTTATGTATTCTAAAGGGATGCGTTTCTATGAGGACGAGCCTGTATATCGTAGTACTTTGGATGATATTGACATGGAATTTGTTGCAAAGTATTGTGAGAAGATTGGCTACGGAAAGACTCCGGAAGAGTATATCCGACAGAATAAGGATTACATCGTAAATGTGGCAGGACGCCAAGAAATGAGTGGTGCTGCTATCATGATGTTTGGAAAAAATCCACAGAGATTTTTCCCAAGGTCAAGAGTACGTTTTATTCGATATGAAGGTACTGAAGCAAAAGTCGGTGCAGAAATGAATGTAATTAAGGATAAGATGTTTGGAGGGCGTATTCTTGATTTGGTGGAGCAGACCATTGAATATGTGCGAACACAGATTAAAGAGCATACCTATCTTGGGCCAGATGCACGTTTTGTGACAGAACCAGAATATCCGGAATTTGCATGGAAAGAGATTATTGTAAATGCTATTGCGCATCGAGATTACAGCATAAAGGGGACGGACATTCAGATTAAGATGTTCGATGACCATATTACGGTGGAGAGTCCAGGAACGTTGCCGGGAACAGTACGTCTTAACAATATGCGAGAAATACATTTTTCAAGAAATCCGAAGATGGCGCAGCTTCTTCATGAGTATGAATATGTGCGTGAGTTTGGTGAAGGTGTAGATCGTATGTATCGTGAGATGGAAGAAGCAGGTTTGCCTGAACCAGAGTATAAGACTGCCCTTTCCCCAATAAACTAG